Proteins from a genomic interval of Piscinibacter sp. HJYY11:
- a CDS encoding efflux transporter outer membrane subunit: MQYGSFNPSRHLTLTALALALALSGCASLTSRSEPLPQVATPSQWSNTAVPTAFPTNLANWWQRYDDPLLTALVTQALQANTSVRSAQAALAQARALRDVQNANLGPNIGASASAQRSKTGDAPAGNRYQTGFDASWEPDVFGGKRAGVSAAEAEAQASQASLADTQVSVAAEVAVTYVQLRGLQTRLDIARRNLATQQETLQITDWRVQAGLDTSLALSQARTATEQTRAQIPSLETSVAQTEHALAVLTGQPPTALHDQLVTAAAVPTPPDDLAVSIPAQTLRQRPDIRIAEQQISAALARVSQADAARYPSFNLSGSVGLSALALSGLTGGGSVVSALLGSVSVPLFDGGAAKAQVRSQEAALENARVNYQAVVLNALQEVEDSLVALRGNRERLQRLQSASESAEQAALLATQRYSSGLVDFQVVLETQRSLLSTQDSLASTRAELSADHVRLYKALGGGWNPNDSTQNSSTQTSRTQNESTTP; this comes from the coding sequence ATGCAATACGGTTCCTTCAATCCGTCCCGGCACCTGACGCTCACCGCGCTGGCGCTCGCACTGGCCTTGTCGGGTTGCGCTTCGCTCACATCAAGATCCGAGCCGCTGCCGCAAGTGGCCACGCCATCGCAGTGGTCAAACACGGCCGTGCCGACCGCGTTTCCCACCAACCTGGCCAACTGGTGGCAGCGCTATGACGACCCGCTGCTGACGGCGCTCGTCACGCAAGCGCTGCAGGCCAACACCAGCGTGCGCAGCGCGCAAGCGGCGCTGGCACAGGCCCGCGCCTTGCGCGATGTGCAAAACGCCAACCTCGGCCCGAACATCGGCGCCTCCGCGTCGGCTCAGCGCAGCAAGACCGGTGACGCCCCCGCCGGCAACCGCTACCAGACCGGTTTCGATGCCAGCTGGGAGCCCGATGTGTTCGGCGGCAAACGCGCCGGCGTGTCGGCCGCCGAGGCCGAGGCGCAGGCCAGCCAGGCGAGCCTGGCCGACACGCAGGTCTCGGTCGCGGCCGAAGTGGCCGTGACCTATGTGCAACTGCGTGGCCTGCAGACGCGGCTCGACATCGCCCGCCGCAACCTTGCCACCCAACAGGAGACCCTGCAGATCACCGACTGGCGTGTGCAGGCCGGGCTCGACACCTCGCTCGCCCTGTCGCAGGCCCGCACCGCCACCGAGCAGACCCGCGCGCAGATCCCGTCGCTCGAAACCAGCGTCGCGCAGACCGAGCACGCGCTCGCCGTGCTGACCGGCCAGCCACCCACCGCCTTGCACGACCAGCTCGTCACCGCCGCGGCCGTGCCCACGCCGCCCGACGACCTCGCCGTGAGCATCCCGGCGCAGACGCTGCGCCAGCGGCCCGACATCCGCATCGCCGAGCAGCAGATCTCCGCCGCCCTCGCGCGTGTGTCGCAGGCCGATGCGGCACGCTACCCGAGCTTCAACCTCAGCGGCTCGGTGGGCCTCTCGGCGCTCGCCTTGAGCGGCCTCACCGGCGGCGGCTCGGTCGTGAGCGCGCTGCTCGGCAGTGTGTCGGTGCCGCTCTTCGACGGCGGCGCCGCCAAGGCGCAGGTGCGCTCCCAGGAAGCGGCGCTCGAGAACGCCCGCGTGAACTACCAGGCCGTGGTGCTCAACGCGCTGCAGGAAGTGGAAGACAGCCTCGTCGCGCTGCGCGGCAACCGCGAGCGCCTGCAGCGCCTGCAAAGCGCCAGCGAATCGGCCGAGCAGGCCGCGCTGCTGGCCACCCAGCGCTACAGCAGCGGCCTGGTCGACTTCCAGGTCGTGCTGGAGACGCAGCGCTCGCTGCTCAGCACGCAAGACAGCCTGGCCAGCACCCGCGCCGAACTCAGCGCCGACCACGTGCGCCTCTACAAGGCCTTGGGCGGGGGCTGGAACCCGAACGACAGCACGCAGAACAGCAGCACGCAGACCAGCCGCACGCAGAACGAAAGCACCACGCCATGA
- a CDS encoding chorismate pyruvate-lyase family protein, translating into MSVDRQPFPPDPSHAPLLRALMALDGSTTRVCEAIAQAPMQVELLLQQQTDGVPPAVREQLGGTRWLHRVTSLHAHGQVLMDNLSYTRLDAVPDWFLAQLHEGKAPIGHLLQRLFVQREPLESTAEIEEALWQHVGHPDPRASRCYRIVTETGPLMYIFESFRKGMVGNT; encoded by the coding sequence ATGAGTGTAGATCGACAGCCCTTTCCACCCGACCCATCGCACGCGCCCTTGCTGCGCGCGCTGATGGCACTCGACGGCTCGACCACGCGCGTGTGCGAAGCGATCGCGCAGGCGCCGATGCAGGTCGAGCTGCTCTTGCAGCAGCAGACCGATGGCGTGCCCCCGGCCGTGCGTGAGCAGCTCGGCGGCACGCGATGGCTGCACCGCGTGACGAGCCTTCACGCCCACGGCCAGGTGCTGATGGACAACCTCTCGTACACGCGGCTCGATGCGGTGCCCGACTGGTTCCTCGCGCAGCTCCACGAAGGCAAGGCGCCCATCGGCCACCTGCTGCAACGCCTCTTCGTGCAGCGCGAGCCGCTCGAGAGCACCGCCGAGATCGAAGAGGCCTTGTGGCAGCACGTCGGGCACCCCGACCCGCGCGCGAGCCGCTGCTACCGCATCGTCACCGAGACCGGGCCGCTGATGTACATCTTCGAGAGCTTCCGCAAGGGCATGGTGGGGAACACATGA
- the bioD gene encoding dethiobiotin synthase codes for MTVGYFVTGTDTEVGKTLITSALLLHLRTRHARVVGMKPVAAGTVPMAHGDDNEDAVAMRACGSIQVPRELDNPYCLPLPMSPHLAARAAGVRIELPVLIERYRQLAALADAVVVEGAGGFFVPLNERETGADLAQALQLPVLLVVGLRLGCLNHALLTAEAIRARGLVLAGWVANRIDPQMASPDDNIAYLQARLGAPMWADVPHMATPQAEAVQWLR; via the coding sequence ATGACGGTCGGCTATTTCGTGACGGGCACCGACACCGAAGTCGGCAAGACCCTCATCACCTCGGCGCTGCTGCTGCACCTGCGCACGCGGCATGCCCGCGTCGTCGGCATGAAGCCGGTGGCCGCGGGCACCGTGCCGATGGCGCACGGCGACGACAACGAAGACGCGGTGGCCATGCGCGCCTGCGGCTCGATCCAGGTGCCGCGCGAGCTCGACAACCCGTACTGCCTGCCGCTGCCCATGTCGCCGCACCTCGCGGCACGCGCAGCCGGCGTGCGCATCGAGCTGCCGGTGCTCATCGAGCGCTACCGCCAGCTCGCCGCGCTGGCCGACGCGGTGGTGGTCGAAGGCGCCGGTGGCTTCTTCGTGCCGCTCAACGAGCGCGAGACCGGCGCCGACCTCGCGCAGGCCCTGCAGTTGCCGGTGCTGCTCGTCGTCGGCCTGCGCCTGGGCTGCCTCAACCATGCCTTGCTCACGGCCGAAGCCATCCGCGCGCGTGGCCTCGTGCTCGCCGGCTGGGTGGCCAACCGCATCGACCCGCAGATGGCCTCACCCGACGACAACATCGCCTACCTGCAGGCGCGGCTCGGTGCGCCGATGTGGGCCGACGTGCCGCATATGGCCACCCCGCAGGCCGAGGCGGTGCAGTGGCTGCGCTGA
- a CDS encoding cytochrome P450, whose translation MNPLLTAPHQPDPYALYAQLRAAHPTGLHHDAELKLWVASSAAAVEAVLRHPALRVRPPAEPVPASVADTPSGALFGGLMRQNDGPVHQRGKAWATAFLQRDWPIGDAVRTVVREGARPAVAPLNALLFEAPVRVLWALVHGGEAGELPGDVRAVIASWSPTADAATRSAGSDAATRLLARCEGDANRVGLFTQTCEATAGLMGAVLVALQREPGLLARWLADPALDEALALEVARHDPPVQNTRRFAADDGEVHGRRVQAGDAILVLLASANRDPAANPEPERFDLHRTHPRCFTWGLGGHACPGAALSRGIAMALLRAWHDDDAVRLDTITRRWHHRPSPNGRLAQFDAAA comes from the coding sequence ATGAACCCGCTGCTCACCGCCCCCCACCAGCCCGACCCGTATGCGCTCTATGCGCAGCTGCGCGCCGCCCACCCCACCGGCCTGCACCACGATGCCGAGCTGAAGCTGTGGGTGGCCAGCAGTGCCGCGGCCGTCGAGGCCGTGCTTCGACACCCCGCGCTGCGCGTGCGTCCACCGGCCGAGCCGGTGCCGGCGTCGGTGGCGGACACGCCCTCGGGCGCCTTGTTCGGCGGATTGATGCGCCAGAACGACGGCCCGGTGCACCAGCGCGGCAAGGCCTGGGCGACCGCCTTCCTGCAACGCGACTGGCCGATCGGCGACGCGGTGCGCACCGTGGTGCGCGAAGGCGCGAGGCCCGCGGTGGCCCCGCTCAACGCGCTGCTCTTCGAGGCGCCGGTGCGGGTGCTGTGGGCGCTGGTGCACGGCGGCGAGGCCGGCGAGCTGCCGGGCGACGTACGTGCCGTGATCGCCAGCTGGTCGCCCACGGCCGACGCCGCCACCCGCAGCGCCGGCAGCGACGCCGCCACACGCCTGCTCGCCCGCTGCGAGGGCGACGCCAACCGCGTGGGCCTCTTCACCCAGACCTGCGAAGCCACCGCCGGCCTGATGGGCGCCGTGCTGGTCGCACTGCAACGCGAGCCGGGCCTGCTTGCGCGGTGGCTCGCCGACCCCGCACTCGACGAGGCGCTCGCCCTCGAAGTGGCCCGCCACGACCCGCCGGTGCAGAACACCCGCCGCTTCGCCGCCGACGACGGCGAAGTGCACGGCCGGCGCGTGCAGGCCGGCGACGCGATCCTCGTGCTGCTCGCCAGCGCCAACCGCGACCCGGCCGCCAACCCCGAGCCGGAGCGCTTCGACCTGCACCGCACCCACCCACGCTGCTTCACCTGGGGCCTGGGCGGCCACGCCTGCCCGGGGGCAGCGCTGTCGAGGGGCATCGCGATGGCGCTGCTGCGTGCCTGGCACGACGACGACGCGGTCCGGCTCGACACCATCACCCGCCGCTGGCACCACCGCCCGTCGCCCAACGGCCGCCTCGCCCAGTTCGACGCTGCCGCCTGA
- the bioA gene encoding adenosylmethionine--8-amino-7-oxononanoate transaminase, with the protein MSDLSQRSLRAVWHPCSQMKQHETLPPLPVARAQGLWLYDPDGKRYLDAISSWWVNLFGHGHPHITAALHQQLDTLAHVMLAGCTHEPVVALSEKLGQLTGLGHAFYASDGASATEIALKMSAHCWRNHGRFRKTRFIGLRNGYHGETAGALSVTDIPLFRDAYGPLLRISATVPSPDARKAVNGMSAKEHARHCAQALQQYLEVHHAETAALIVEPLVQCAAGIATYDADYLREARALCDRYEVHLVADEIAVGFGRTGTLFACEQAGVRPDFMCLSKGITSGTLPLSLVLTTDEVYGAFYDDRVARGFLHSHSYTGNPLACRAALAVLELFEQRDWMVANRETAARLTALCAPLAQNERVLRTRQIGMMWAFDVDIDDPGFARRYHMAALQRGLLLRPIANTLYFMPPYVIDEEESAWLATGALAALNEALA; encoded by the coding sequence ATGAGCGATCTGTCGCAACGCAGCCTGCGCGCTGTCTGGCACCCCTGCAGCCAGATGAAGCAGCACGAGACCCTGCCGCCGCTGCCGGTGGCCCGCGCGCAAGGCCTGTGGCTCTACGACCCCGACGGCAAGCGCTACCTCGACGCCATCAGCTCCTGGTGGGTCAACCTCTTCGGCCACGGCCACCCGCACATCACCGCCGCGCTGCACCAGCAGCTCGACACGCTCGCGCACGTGATGCTCGCCGGCTGCACGCACGAGCCGGTGGTGGCGCTGTCCGAAAAACTCGGCCAGCTCACCGGCCTTGGCCATGCCTTCTACGCCAGCGACGGCGCCTCGGCCACCGAGATCGCGCTCAAGATGAGCGCGCATTGCTGGCGCAACCACGGCAGGTTCCGCAAGACGCGCTTCATCGGCCTGCGCAACGGCTACCACGGCGAGACCGCGGGCGCCTTGTCGGTGACCGACATCCCGTTGTTCCGCGACGCCTACGGCCCGCTGCTGCGCATCAGTGCCACCGTGCCCTCGCCGGACGCGCGCAAGGCCGTCAACGGCATGTCGGCAAAGGAGCATGCACGGCACTGCGCGCAGGCGCTGCAGCAGTACCTGGAAGTGCACCACGCCGAGACGGCCGCGCTGATCGTCGAGCCGCTGGTGCAGTGCGCCGCCGGCATCGCGACCTACGACGCCGACTACCTGCGCGAAGCACGCGCCCTGTGCGACCGCTACGAGGTGCACCTCGTCGCCGACGAGATCGCGGTCGGCTTCGGCCGCACCGGCACGCTCTTCGCGTGCGAACAGGCCGGTGTGCGCCCGGACTTCATGTGCCTGTCGAAAGGCATCACCAGCGGCACGCTGCCGCTGTCGCTCGTGCTCACCACCGACGAGGTGTACGGGGCCTTCTACGACGACCGCGTGGCAAGGGGCTTCCTGCACTCGCACTCGTACACGGGCAACCCGCTCGCCTGCCGCGCCGCACTCGCGGTGCTCGAGCTCTTCGAGCAGCGGGACTGGATGGTGGCCAACCGCGAGACCGCCGCGCGCCTCACCGCGCTGTGCGCGCCGCTGGCGCAGAACGAGAGGGTCTTGCGCACCCGCCAGATCGGCATGATGTGGGCCTTCGACGTCGACATCGACGACCCCGGCTTCGCGCGGCGTTATCACATGGCCGCGCTGCAACGCGGCCTGCTGCTGCGGCCGATCGCCAACACGCTGTACTTCATGCCGCCCTACGTCATCGATGAAGAAGAGTCGGCATGGCTGGCCACGGGCGCCCTCGCGGCCCTGAACGAAGCGCTCGCATGA
- the bioF gene encoding 8-amino-7-oxononanoate synthase, with product MVPVSHDHTARLAALDAASLRRTRRVVDAKDGPHLQVDGRALLSFASNDYLGLSQHPALIAAAQEAAGRYGVGATSSPLVCGHEAPHDALEAELAAFVGRPRALYFGSGYLANVGLVPALVGRGDAVFSDALNHACLIDGVRLSRAEAHVYPHVDLAALGERLAASTAQRKLVVTDAVFSMDGNIAPLRELLSLCEQHDALLMVDDAHGFGVLGPQGRGTAAHLGVADAPRLVYMATLGKAAGCAGAFVAGEADTVEWVMQRARTYIFATATPAMVAAAVRASLKVIAHDEGRRDHVAALTRRLHTGMAGLPWRLLPSDTCIQPLIVGENQPTLELAAALRERGLWVPAIRPPTVPEGTARLRVSLSAAHSHADVDRLLQALADVST from the coding sequence GTGGTGCCCGTGAGCCACGATCACACGGCACGGCTGGCGGCCCTCGACGCCGCCAGCCTGCGCCGCACCCGCCGCGTCGTCGATGCCAAGGACGGCCCGCACCTGCAGGTCGACGGCCGCGCGCTGCTGTCCTTCGCCAGCAACGACTACCTCGGCCTCTCGCAACACCCGGCGCTGATCGCCGCGGCACAGGAGGCGGCCGGGCGCTACGGCGTGGGTGCGACCTCGTCGCCGCTGGTGTGCGGCCATGAAGCGCCGCACGACGCGCTGGAGGCCGAGCTCGCCGCTTTCGTCGGCCGCCCTCGTGCGCTCTATTTCGGCTCGGGGTACCTCGCCAACGTCGGCCTGGTGCCGGCGCTCGTGGGCCGGGGCGATGCGGTGTTCAGCGATGCGCTCAATCACGCCTGCCTGATCGACGGTGTGCGGCTCTCCCGAGCCGAAGCGCACGTCTATCCTCACGTGGACCTGGCCGCGCTGGGCGAGCGGCTCGCCGCGTCGACCGCGCAGCGCAAGCTGGTGGTCACCGATGCGGTGTTCAGCATGGACGGCAACATCGCCCCGCTGCGCGAGCTGCTGTCACTGTGCGAACAGCACGACGCGCTGCTGATGGTCGACGACGCGCACGGCTTCGGCGTGCTTGGGCCGCAGGGCCGCGGCACGGCCGCCCACCTGGGCGTGGCCGACGCGCCGCGCCTCGTCTACATGGCCACGCTCGGCAAGGCCGCGGGCTGCGCGGGGGCCTTCGTGGCCGGTGAGGCCGACACCGTCGAGTGGGTGATGCAGCGCGCCCGCACCTACATCTTCGCCACCGCCACGCCGGCGATGGTGGCCGCGGCGGTGCGTGCCAGCCTGAAGGTGATCGCGCACGACGAGGGGCGCCGAGACCACGTCGCGGCCCTCACGAGGCGCCTGCACACCGGCATGGCCGGGCTGCCCTGGCGGCTGCTGCCATCCGACACCTGCATCCAGCCGCTCATCGTCGGCGAGAACCAGCCCACGCTCGAGCTCGCGGCCGCCCTGCGCGAGCGGGGCCTGTGGGTGCCGGCCATCCGCCCGCCGACGGTGCCCGAAGGCACGGCGCGGCTGCGCGTCTCGCTCTCGGCGGCGCACAGCCACGCCGACGTCGACCGTCTGCTCCAGGCCCTGGCCGACGTTTCGACCTAG
- a CDS encoding NADPH-dependent 2,4-dienoyl-CoA reductase gives MTAYPHLLAPLDLGFTTLKNRVLMGSMHTGLEDGRKHFPAMAAFFAERARGGVGLVVTGGFAPNIEGWAKPFAGTLSTHAAARRHKIVTDAVHAEGGKIALQILHTGRYGYQPFCVAPSRIQSPISPFTPRALSARGIERQIKAFIRCSVLAREAGYDGVEIMGSEGYFINQFLVTHTNQRDDEWGGSYENRMRLAVEIVRRVREAVGPDFILIYRLSMLDLIPNGSSWAEAVQLGKAVAQAGATILNTGIGWHEARIPTIATSVPRGAFTWVTKKMRNELRAAGLNIPLVTSNRINMPEVGEQVLADGCADMVSLARPLLADPEFVNKAAAAKPETINTCIACNQACLDHTFKAQLASCLVNPRAGHETTLLIRGTPQKKRIAVVGAGPAGLAASTTLAERGHTVTLFDAAAEIGGQFNMAKRIPGKEEFNETLRYFNGRIQATGVELKLNTRVRADALRGFDEVILATGVTPRDPKIPGSDGPNVLSYIDVLLHQKPVGERVAIIGAGGIGFDVAEYLVTAPGHSPTLNLQEWLAEWGVADPEQVRGGVTRAQPTPPARQVTLLQRKSGKLGKTLGKTTGWIHRAALQMKRVEMIGGVNYEQITPKGLFITYGESRKDGQLIECDTVVLCAGQEPLRELLEPLKASGVSVHLIGGADEAAELDAKRAIDQGTRLAALL, from the coding sequence ATGACCGCTTACCCCCACCTGCTCGCGCCGCTCGACCTCGGCTTCACCACCCTCAAGAACCGCGTGCTGATGGGCAGCATGCACACCGGCCTGGAAGACGGCCGCAAGCACTTCCCCGCGATGGCCGCCTTCTTCGCCGAGCGCGCGCGCGGCGGCGTGGGCCTCGTGGTGACCGGTGGCTTCGCGCCCAACATCGAAGGCTGGGCCAAGCCCTTCGCCGGCACGCTCTCCACGCACGCGGCCGCCAGGCGCCACAAGATCGTGACGGATGCGGTGCACGCCGAGGGCGGCAAGATCGCGCTGCAGATCCTGCACACCGGCCGCTATGGCTACCAGCCCTTCTGCGTGGCGCCCTCGCGCATCCAGTCGCCCATCTCCCCCTTCACGCCACGCGCCTTGAGCGCCCGCGGCATCGAGCGCCAGATCAAGGCCTTCATCCGCTGCTCGGTGCTGGCACGCGAAGCCGGCTACGACGGCGTCGAGATCATGGGCAGCGAGGGCTACTTCATCAATCAGTTCCTCGTCACCCACACCAACCAGCGCGACGACGAATGGGGCGGCTCGTACGAGAACCGCATGCGCCTGGCCGTGGAGATCGTGCGGCGCGTGCGCGAGGCGGTGGGTCCCGACTTCATCCTGATCTACCGCCTGTCGATGCTCGACCTGATCCCCAACGGCAGCTCGTGGGCCGAGGCGGTGCAGCTCGGCAAGGCGGTGGCACAAGCCGGTGCCACGATCCTGAACACCGGCATCGGCTGGCACGAGGCCCGCATTCCGACGATCGCGACGAGCGTGCCGCGCGGCGCCTTCACCTGGGTCACGAAGAAGATGCGCAACGAGCTGCGCGCCGCCGGCCTCAACATCCCGCTCGTCACCAGCAACCGCATCAACATGCCCGAGGTGGGCGAACAGGTGCTGGCCGACGGTTGCGCCGACATGGTGAGCCTCGCGCGTCCGCTGCTGGCCGACCCGGAGTTCGTCAACAAGGCCGCGGCGGCCAAGCCCGAGACCATCAACACCTGCATCGCCTGCAACCAGGCTTGCCTCGACCACACCTTCAAGGCGCAGCTCGCGAGCTGCCTCGTCAACCCGCGCGCGGGCCACGAGACGACGCTGCTCATCCGCGGCACGCCGCAGAAGAAGCGCATCGCCGTCGTCGGCGCCGGGCCGGCAGGGCTCGCCGCGTCGACCACCCTCGCGGAGCGCGGCCACACGGTCACGCTCTTCGACGCCGCAGCCGAGATCGGCGGCCAGTTCAACATGGCCAAGCGCATCCCCGGGAAGGAAGAGTTCAACGAAACCCTGCGCTACTTCAACGGCCGCATCCAGGCCACCGGCGTCGAGCTGAAGCTCAACACCCGCGTGCGCGCCGACGCGCTGCGCGGCTTCGACGAAGTGATCCTCGCCACCGGCGTCACCCCCCGCGACCCGAAGATCCCCGGCAGCGACGGCCCCAACGTGCTGAGCTACATCGACGTGCTGCTGCACCAGAAGCCGGTCGGCGAACGGGTGGCCATCATCGGCGCCGGCGGCATCGGCTTCGACGTGGCCGAGTACCTGGTCACCGCCCCTGGCCACTCCCCCACCCTCAACCTGCAGGAGTGGCTCGCCGAATGGGGCGTGGCCGACCCCGAGCAGGTGCGGGGTGGTGTGACGCGCGCACAGCCCACGCCGCCCGCACGCCAGGTCACGCTGCTCCAGCGCAAGAGCGGCAAGCTCGGCAAGACGCTTGGCAAGACCACGGGCTGGATCCACCGGGCCGCGCTGCAAATGAAGCGCGTCGAGATGATCGGCGGCGTGAATTACGAGCAGATCACACCGAAGGGCCTTTTCATCACCTACGGCGAGTCGCGCAAGGACGGGCAGCTCATCGAATGCGACACCGTGGTGCTGTGTGCGGGGCAGGAGCCCCTGCGGGAGTTGCTGGAACCTTTGAAGGCCTCTGGCGTATCGGTGCATTTGATCGGTGGGGCCGATGAGGCGGCCGAGCTCGACGCAAAACGGGCGATTGATCAGGGGACGCGGTTGGCCGCACTTCTGTAG
- a CDS encoding efflux RND transporter periplasmic adaptor subunit, translating into MSRSPHANPQELQALLDQPPPRPWYGQPRTWLIVAALALAAGGLAWWQSSREANATPTYATQPVTRGNLRLQVTANGTLQPTRSVNIGSELSGTVARVLVDVNDRVKKGQVLVELDTAKLSDQILRSRATLASARARVAQAGATLKEAQGNLARLEEVARLSGGKVPSKAELDTGRATVERAQADEASARATVADAQAALSTDETNLRKASIRAPTDGVVLTRNVDPGNAVAASLQAVTLFTIAEDLAKLRLQVNVDEADVGSVQVGQKASFSVSAYPGRRYPATITRVAYGSTITENVVTYVTYLDVDNADLTLRPGMTATATITATERQNVLLVPNTALRFTPAEPGQKPQAQGGGGPNIVGSLMPRMPRGTGQRRGGNATEGAGPGGAQKQVWVLREGKPTPLRVTTGITDGRMTEVSGEGLTEGLQVITEQRAAAT; encoded by the coding sequence ATGAGTCGCAGTCCACACGCCAACCCGCAGGAACTCCAGGCCTTGCTCGACCAACCCCCGCCGCGCCCCTGGTACGGCCAGCCACGCACCTGGCTCATCGTCGCAGCGCTCGCGCTGGCGGCCGGTGGCCTCGCGTGGTGGCAGTCCAGCCGCGAGGCCAACGCCACCCCCACCTACGCCACCCAGCCGGTGACGCGCGGCAACCTGCGCCTGCAGGTCACCGCCAACGGCACGCTGCAGCCCACGCGCTCGGTCAACATCGGCAGCGAACTCTCGGGCACCGTGGCGCGGGTGCTGGTCGACGTGAACGACCGGGTGAAGAAAGGCCAGGTGCTGGTCGAGCTCGACACCGCCAAGCTATCCGACCAGATCCTGCGCTCGCGCGCCACGCTGGCCTCGGCCCGCGCCCGGGTCGCGCAGGCCGGCGCCACGCTGAAGGAAGCGCAGGGCAACCTCGCACGCCTGGAAGAAGTGGCCCGCCTCTCCGGCGGCAAGGTGCCATCGAAGGCCGAGCTCGACACCGGCCGCGCCACCGTCGAGCGCGCCCAGGCCGACGAGGCCAGCGCCCGTGCCACGGTCGCCGATGCACAGGCCGCGCTCTCCACCGACGAGACCAACCTGCGCAAGGCCTCGATCCGCGCCCCGACCGATGGCGTGGTGCTCACCCGCAACGTCGACCCCGGCAACGCGGTGGCCGCCTCGCTCCAGGCCGTCACGCTCTTCACCATCGCCGAAGACCTGGCCAAGCTGCGACTGCAGGTTAACGTGGACGAAGCCGACGTCGGCTCGGTGCAGGTGGGGCAGAAGGCCAGCTTCAGCGTCAGTGCCTACCCCGGACGCCGCTACCCGGCGACCATCACCCGCGTGGCCTACGGCTCGACCATCACCGAAAACGTCGTCACCTACGTCACCTACCTGGATGTCGACAACGCCGACCTCACGCTGCGCCCCGGCATGACGGCCACCGCCACCATCACCGCCACCGAGCGGCAGAACGTGCTGCTGGTGCCCAACACCGCGCTGCGCTTCACGCCGGCCGAGCCCGGCCAGAAGCCGCAGGCGCAAGGCGGTGGCGGGCCCAACATTGTCGGCAGCCTGATGCCGCGCATGCCGCGCGGCACCGGCCAGCGGCGCGGCGGCAACGCAACCGAAGGCGCCGGCCCCGGCGGGGCACAGAAGCAGGTCTGGGTGCTGCGGGAGGGCAAACCCACGCCGCTGCGCGTGACCACCGGCATCACCGATGGCCGCATGACCGAGGTGAGCGGCGAGGGCCTCACCGAAGGCCTGCAGGTCATCACCGAACAACGGGCCGCCGCGACATGA